AGTAGCGAACAGCAACCATCAACGCAGCGCGCTGATGCAAATTCGGGCCACGCTGCTTGAAGCGAGCACATTGCTGAATAAAGCGGGTACGCTCACGGCATTAAGTTATCCGCCGGATGATATTAAAGCTCTGATGACACGGGCAAAAGCCAGCCTGAAGCTGGCAGATGAGAAAGAGAAAGAGTTTCTGGGCATTGCCGCAATAACGCCTGTGGGGCAGAAATTGCAGGACGGGACGAAAGCGACGTATGCCGCATGGCGCAGCGATCTGGAGCATCAGGCCACCTGGCTTGAAAATAACCAGCTATCAGATTTTATGACCGCGCCGGTGAAGGAGTCGCAGGACCAGTTTGACGCGAATTTTAACGCGTGGGAAAAGCACATTAACGAGTTTGCCGAGCAAGCACGGCAGGACAGCGAAAGTAATTATCACCGTTCGGCGGCCATTTTTATTGCGGTGGTGATCCTTGCGGCGCTGATTACCAGCATCGCGCTGTTCTGGTCGCGCAAGATGATTGTTCAGCCGCTGGCGATTATCAGCAGCCACTTTGACAGCATCGCAGCAGGCAATTTGGCGCAGCCGATTGCCGTTTATGGGCGTAATGAAATTTCGGCGATCTTCGCCAGCCTGAAAAAAATGCAGGCAGCGCTGCGTACTACGGTCAGCGATGTTCGGCAGGGCAGTTATGCTATGCATACCGGTATTTCGGAGATTGCTTCAGGCAACAATGATTTATCGGTGCGCACTGAACAGCAGGCCGCTTCGCTGGCGCAAACCGCAGCCAGCATGGAGCAGTTGACCGCGACGGTCGGGCAGAACGCCGACAACGCGCGTCAGGCTTCCGGTCTGGCGCAGAGCGCGGCGGAAACCGCGAGAAAAGGCGGGCAGCAAACCACCAGCGTGGCGAGTACCATGCAGGAGATTGCCGGCAGCTCGCAAAAAATCGGCGATATCATCAGCGTGATTGATGGCATCGCGTTTCAGACCAATATCCTCGCGCTGAACGCCGCAGTGGAAGCGGCGCGTGCGGGCGAGCAGGGCCGGGGATTTGCCGTGGTGGCAGGGGAAGTGCGTAACCTGGCCAGCCGCAGCGCCCAGGCGGCAAAAGAGATTAAAGGTCTGATTGAAGAGTCAGTATCCCGTGTTCAGCAGGGTTCAGCGCTGGTGGATACCGCCGCGCAGACGATGACGGAAATCGTCCGCTCGGTGACGCAGGTCAACGACATTATGGGCGAAATTGCCTCTGCGTCGGATGAACAGCGTCGTGGCATTGAGCAGGTTGCGCTGGCGGTCAGCCAGATGGATCAGGTCACACAGCAGAACGCGGCGCTGGTAGAAGAGGCCGCTTCCGCGACCGATCAACTGGCAAACCAGGCGGATAACCTGACCTCGTTAGTGGCTGTATTTAAGATTGAAGAGCACATTGCATTACCCGAAGTGGCACCGCCCAAAGCCGTGCCTGCTGCATCCTGAAATTAACCTGGTTGAGAAGGCGCTATGACATCATCACTGCCCACAGGGCAAACGTCATCAATACTGCAACAGATGACACAGCGCCTGGCGCTGTCCGATGCGCATTTCCGTCGGATATGTCAATTGATCTACCAGCGTGCGGGGATCGTTCTTGCGGACCATAAACGCGACATGGTGTACAACCGCCTTGTTCGCCGTTTACGCACGCTGGGGTTGGATGATTTTGGTCGCTATCTGAGCATGCTCGAAGCGAACCAGAACAGCGCCGAGTGGCAAGCGTTTATCAACTCGCTGACCACCAATCTCACCGCATTTTTCCGGGAAGCGCATCACTTTCCGGTACTGGCTGAGCATGCGCGTAAGCGCACGGGTGAATACCGCGTATGGAGTGCCGCGGCCTCTACCGGCGAAGAACCTTACTCGCTGGCGATTACTCTTGCCGATGCGCTGGGCATGGCGCCGGGTCGCTGGAAAGTGTTTGCCAGCGATATCGACACCGAAGTGCTGGAAAAAGCACGCAGCGGTATTTATCGCCAGGACGAGTTGAAGACCCTCTCGCCACAGCAGATGCAACGCTATTTTATGCGTGGAACCGGCCCGCATGCCGGGCTGGTACGTGTACGGCAAGAACTGGCGAATTACGTCGAATTCACCACGGTGAACCTGCTGGATAAGCAGTACAACGTGCCGGGGCCTTTTGACGCAATTTTTTGCCGTAACGTAATGATTTATTTTGATAAAACGACGCAACAGGACATTCTGCATCGTTTTGCTCCGCTGCTTAAGCCGGACGGATTACTGTTTGCCGGGCATTCGGAGAACTTCAGCAACCTCGTGCGCGAGTTCAGCCTCCGTGGGCAGACTGTTTATGCGCTGAGTAAGGATAAAGCATGAGTAAAATCAGGGTGTTGTCCGTCGATGATTCCGCATTGATGCGCCAGATCATGACAGAAATTATCAATAGCCACAGCGATATGGAGATGGTGGCGACGGCGCCAGACCCGTTGGTCGCCCGGGATCTAATCAAAAAATTCAACCCGGATGTCTTAACGCTGGATGTAGAAATGCCACGCATGGATGGGTTGGATTTTCTTGAGAAATTAATGCGTCTGCGGCCAATGCCGGTGGTGATGGTTTCCTCGCTGACCGGTAAAGGCTCGGAAGTGACGCTGCGTGCGCTGGAGCTGGGGGCGATTGATTTCGTCACCAAACCGCAAATCGGCATTCGTGAAGGCATGCTGGCCTACAGCGAAATGATTGCTGAGAAAGTGCGCACCGCTTCGCGTGCGCGTATTGCTGCGCATAAAACGATGGAAGCGCCGGCGCTGCTGAAGGCTGGCCCGCTGCTCAGCTCGGAAAAATTGCTGGTCATTGGGGCGTCAACCGGAGGAACAGAGGCAATTCGTCATGTACTCCAGCCATTGCCGCTCTCAAGTCCGGGTATTCTAATCACTCAGCATATGCCGCCGGGCTTTACCCGCTCATTTGCTGAGCGTTTGAACAAGCTCTGCCAGATCAGCGTCAAGGAAGCGGAAGATGGTGAGCGCGTTCTGCCGGGACACGCGTATATTGCTCCGGGCGATAAGCATATGGAGCTCGCGCGTAGCGGGGCAAACTATCAGATTAAGATCCACGATGGACCGCCAGTTAACCGGCACCGTCCGTCGGTGGACGTACTGTTTCATTCGGTCGCGAAACATGCGGGGCGCAACGCCGTAGGCGTGATCCTTACGGGGATGGGCAACGATGGCGCGGCGGGAATGTTAGCAATGTACCAGGCGGGAGCCTGGACCATCGCGCAAAACGAAGCAAGTTGTGTGGTGTTCGGCATGCCGCGTGAGGCCATCAATATGGGTGGCGTCAGCGAAGTGGTCGATCTTAGCCAGGTAAGCCAGCAGATGCTGGCGAAAATCAGTGCCGGACAGGCAATACGTATTTGAACCAGGAGTAATTTTTTATGGCGGATAAAGAGCTTAAGTTTTTGGTTGTGGATGACTTTTCCACCATGCGTCGCATTGTGCGCAACCTGCTGAAAGAGCTGGGATTCAACAACGTCGAAGAGGCGGAAGACGGTGTTGATGCGCTGAACAAATTGCAGACCGGTGGTTTTGGTTTTGTCATCTCCGACTGGAACATGCCAAATATGGATGGTCTGGAACTGCTGAAGACCATCCGTGCCGATAGCAACATGGCTTCCATGCCGGTGCTGATGGTGACGGCTGAAGCGAAAAAAGAGAACATCATTGCGGCGGCGCAGGCTGGTGCAAGTGGCTACGTGGTGAAACCGTTCACCGCAGCCACCCTGGAAGAGAAGCTCGGTAAGATCTTCGAGAAACTTGGCATGTGAGGACCGGACTATGTTGCAACCTTCAATAAAACCTTCTGAAGAGCATTCTCCCAGCGACATTATTGCCCGCATCGGTAGCCTGACGCGCATGCTGCGCGATAGTCTGCGCGAGTTGGGCCTGGATCAAGCGATTGCCGAAGCAGCGGAAGCGATTCCGGATGCGCGCGATCGCCTGGATTATGTGGTCCAGATGACGGCGCAGGCCGCCGAGCGCGCGCTGAACAGCGTGGAAGCCTCTCAGCCTCACCAGGATGAGATGGAAAAAAATTCAAAAGCGCTGAGCAAGCGCTGGGACGAGTGGTTCGAGAACCCAATTGAACTGGCAG
Above is a genomic segment from Kosakonia radicincitans DSM 16656 containing:
- the tap gene encoding methyl-accepting chemotaxis protein IV encodes the protein MFNRIRISTTLFLILIVCGILQVGSNGLSFWAFKQSTSHLQEVANSNHQRSALMQIRATLLEASTLLNKAGTLTALSYPPDDIKALMTRAKASLKLADEKEKEFLGIAAITPVGQKLQDGTKATYAAWRSDLEHQATWLENNQLSDFMTAPVKESQDQFDANFNAWEKHINEFAEQARQDSESNYHRSAAIFIAVVILAALITSIALFWSRKMIVQPLAIISSHFDSIAAGNLAQPIAVYGRNEISAIFASLKKMQAALRTTVSDVRQGSYAMHTGISEIASGNNDLSVRTEQQAASLAQTAASMEQLTATVGQNADNARQASGLAQSAAETARKGGQQTTSVASTMQEIAGSSQKIGDIISVIDGIAFQTNILALNAAVEAARAGEQGRGFAVVAGEVRNLASRSAQAAKEIKGLIEESVSRVQQGSALVDTAAQTMTEIVRSVTQVNDIMGEIASASDEQRRGIEQVALAVSQMDQVTQQNAALVEEAASATDQLANQADNLTSLVAVFKIEEHIALPEVAPPKAVPAAS
- a CDS encoding protein-glutamate methylesterase/protein-glutamine glutaminase, whose protein sequence is MSKIRVLSVDDSALMRQIMTEIINSHSDMEMVATAPDPLVARDLIKKFNPDVLTLDVEMPRMDGLDFLEKLMRLRPMPVVMVSSLTGKGSEVTLRALELGAIDFVTKPQIGIREGMLAYSEMIAEKVRTASRARIAAHKTMEAPALLKAGPLLSSEKLLVIGASTGGTEAIRHVLQPLPLSSPGILITQHMPPGFTRSFAERLNKLCQISVKEAEDGERVLPGHAYIAPGDKHMELARSGANYQIKIHDGPPVNRHRPSVDVLFHSVAKHAGRNAVGVILTGMGNDGAAGMLAMYQAGAWTIAQNEASCVVFGMPREAINMGGVSEVVDLSQVSQQMLAKISAGQAIRI
- the cheR gene encoding protein-glutamate O-methyltransferase CheR; the encoded protein is MTSSLPTGQTSSILQQMTQRLALSDAHFRRICQLIYQRAGIVLADHKRDMVYNRLVRRLRTLGLDDFGRYLSMLEANQNSAEWQAFINSLTTNLTAFFREAHHFPVLAEHARKRTGEYRVWSAAASTGEEPYSLAITLADALGMAPGRWKVFASDIDTEVLEKARSGIYRQDELKTLSPQQMQRYFMRGTGPHAGLVRVRQELANYVEFTTVNLLDKQYNVPGPFDAIFCRNVMIYFDKTTQQDILHRFAPLLKPDGLLFAGHSENFSNLVREFSLRGQTVYALSKDKA
- the cheY gene encoding chemotaxis response regulator CheY, which translates into the protein MADKELKFLVVDDFSTMRRIVRNLLKELGFNNVEEAEDGVDALNKLQTGGFGFVISDWNMPNMDGLELLKTIRADSNMASMPVLMVTAEAKKENIIAAAQAGASGYVVKPFTAATLEEKLGKIFEKLGM